The following proteins come from a genomic window of Rattus norvegicus strain BN/NHsdMcwi chromosome 8, GRCr8, whole genome shotgun sequence:
- the Apoa5 gene encoding apolipoprotein A-V precursor yields the protein MAAVITWALALLSVFATVQARKSFWEYFGQNSQGKGMMGQQQKLAQESLKGSLEQDLYNMNNFLEKLGPLREPGKEPPRLAQDPEGIRKQLQQELEEVSTRLEPYMAAKHQQVGWNLEGLRQQLKPYTVELMEQVGLSVQDLQEQLRMVGKGTKAQLLGGVDEAMSLLQDMQSRVLHHTDRVKELFHPYAERLVTGIGHHVQELHRSVAPHAVASPARLSRCVQTLSHKLTRKAKDLHTSIQRNLDQLRDELSTFIRVSTDGADNRDSLDPQALSDEVRQRLQAFRHDTYLQIAAFTQAIDQETEEIQHQLAPPPPSHSAFAPELGHSDSNKALSRLQSRLDDLWEDIAYGLHDQGHSQNNPEGHSG from the exons ATGGCTGCCGTCATCACCTGGGCACTCGCCCTCCTCTCAG TGTTTGCAACTGTACAGGCGAGGAAGAGCTTCTGGGAGTACTTCGgccagaacagccagggcaaaGGCATGATGGGCCAGCAGCAGAAGCTGGCACAGGA gAGCCTGAAAGGTAGCTTGGAGCAAGACCTCTACAatatgaacaatttcctagaaaaGCTGGGACCCTTGAGAGAGCCTGGGAAGGAGCCTCCTCGGCTGGCACAGGATCCAGAAGGCATTCGGAAGCAGTTGCAGCaagagctggaggaagtgagCACACGCCTGGAGCCCTACATGGCTGCAAAGCACCAGCAGGTCGGCTGGAACCTGGAGGGCTTGAGGCAGCAGTTGAAACCCTACACGGTCGAGCTGATGGAGCAGGTAGGCCTGAGCGTGCAGGATCTGCAAGAACAGCTGCGCATGGTGGGAAAAGGCACCAAGGCCCAGCTCCTGGGGGGCGTGGATGAGGCGATGAGCCTGCTGCAGGATATGCAAAGTCGAGTGCTGCACCATACGGACCGAGTCAAAGAACTCTTCCACCCTTATGCAGAACGCTTGGTGACTGGAATTGGGCACCATGTGCAGGAGCTGCACCGGAGTGTTGCTCCTCACGCAGTTGCCAGCCCCGCGAGACTCAGTCGCTGCGTGCAGACCCTGTCCCACAAACTCACACGTAAGGCGAAGGACTTGCACACCAGCATCCAACGCAACCTAGATCAGCTGCGAGATGAGCTCAGTACCTTCATCCGTGTCAGCACAGACGGGGCAGACAACAGAGACTCCCTGGACCCTCAAGCTCTCTCTGACGAGGTCCGCCAGAGACTCCAGGCTTTTCGACATGACACCTACCTGCAGATCGCTGCATTCACTCAGGCCATTGACCAGGAGACCGAGGAAATCCAGCACCAGCTGGCACCACCCCCGCCTAGCCACAGCGCCTTCGCTCCAGAGTTGGGACACTCAGACAGTAATAAGGCCCTGAGCAGACTGCAGAGCCGGCTGGACGACCTCTGGGAAGATATTGCCTATGGCCTTCATGACCAGGGCCATAGTCAGAATAACCCTGAGGGTCACTCAGGTTAA
- the Apoa5 gene encoding apolipoprotein A-V isoform X1 — MCPKCPVDFYLWIVSGHLALVESIVESMAAVITWALALLSVFATVQARKSFWEYFGQNSQGKGMMGQQQKLAQESLKGSLEQDLYNMNNFLEKLGPLREPGKEPPRLAQDPEGIRKQLQQELEEVSTRLEPYMAAKHQQVGWNLEGLRQQLKPYTVELMEQVGLSVQDLQEQLRMVGKGTKAQLLGGVDEAMSLLQDMQSRVLHHTDRVKELFHPYAERLVTGIGHHVQELHRSVAPHAVASPARLSRCVQTLSHKLTRKAKDLHTSIQRNLDQLRDELSTFIRVSTDGADNRDSLDPQALSDEVRQRLQAFRHDTYLQIAAFTQAIDQETEEIQHQLAPPPPSHSAFAPELGHSDSNKALSRLQSRLDDLWEDIAYGLHDQGHSQNNPEGHSG, encoded by the exons ATGTGCCCAAAGTGCCCTGTTGACTTCTACCTATGGATTGTATCGGGCCACCTGGCGCTTGTCG AGAGCATCGTGGAAAGCATGGCTGCCGTCATCACCTGGGCACTCGCCCTCCTCTCAG TGTTTGCAACTGTACAGGCGAGGAAGAGCTTCTGGGAGTACTTCGgccagaacagccagggcaaaGGCATGATGGGCCAGCAGCAGAAGCTGGCACAGGA gAGCCTGAAAGGTAGCTTGGAGCAAGACCTCTACAatatgaacaatttcctagaaaaGCTGGGACCCTTGAGAGAGCCTGGGAAGGAGCCTCCTCGGCTGGCACAGGATCCAGAAGGCATTCGGAAGCAGTTGCAGCaagagctggaggaagtgagCACACGCCTGGAGCCCTACATGGCTGCAAAGCACCAGCAGGTCGGCTGGAACCTGGAGGGCTTGAGGCAGCAGTTGAAACCCTACACGGTCGAGCTGATGGAGCAGGTAGGCCTGAGCGTGCAGGATCTGCAAGAACAGCTGCGCATGGTGGGAAAAGGCACCAAGGCCCAGCTCCTGGGGGGCGTGGATGAGGCGATGAGCCTGCTGCAGGATATGCAAAGTCGAGTGCTGCACCATACGGACCGAGTCAAAGAACTCTTCCACCCTTATGCAGAACGCTTGGTGACTGGAATTGGGCACCATGTGCAGGAGCTGCACCGGAGTGTTGCTCCTCACGCAGTTGCCAGCCCCGCGAGACTCAGTCGCTGCGTGCAGACCCTGTCCCACAAACTCACACGTAAGGCGAAGGACTTGCACACCAGCATCCAACGCAACCTAGATCAGCTGCGAGATGAGCTCAGTACCTTCATCCGTGTCAGCACAGACGGGGCAGACAACAGAGACTCCCTGGACCCTCAAGCTCTCTCTGACGAGGTCCGCCAGAGACTCCAGGCTTTTCGACATGACACCTACCTGCAGATCGCTGCATTCACTCAGGCCATTGACCAGGAGACCGAGGAAATCCAGCACCAGCTGGCACCACCCCCGCCTAGCCACAGCGCCTTCGCTCCAGAGTTGGGACACTCAGACAGTAATAAGGCCCTGAGCAGACTGCAGAGCCGGCTGGACGACCTCTGGGAAGATATTGCCTATGGCCTTCATGACCAGGGCCATAGTCAGAATAACCCTGAGGGTCACTCAGGTTAA